Proteins co-encoded in one Octopus bimaculoides isolate UCB-OBI-ISO-001 chromosome 7, ASM119413v2, whole genome shotgun sequence genomic window:
- the LOC106881327 gene encoding zinc finger protein OZF has protein sequence MENKLCESQVCEQTHPEPSDLPKQTCVNKQKEPYRSNIIKKTFTQSNALFKQKLLHTSSKLKYFKIYSKTITKNNSLSLHKNVRQEKKIYQCIICGKTFSDSGNLTKHKRIHTGEKPYHCDICGRAFSQQAHLTKHKYIHSGEKPYHCDICGKTFSQNGELTVHKRIHTGEKPYQCGICAKTFSRSSDLNRHKYIHSSEKPYHCDVCGKTFSQRGSMVKHKRTHTGEKPYHCDICGKTFSVCNNLTSHKQVHTGEKPFCCYVCGKTLSGNSALTRHIRMHTGDNPYHCDICGKRFSESNSLTIHIRMHTGEKPYHCGICGKTFSQNGHLTQHVRIHTGENPFHCDICGKTFSQKGHLTLHVRVHTGVRPYTCDICGKSYADNQNLNRHKPVHTGVKPYHCDICGKTYSESRSLTKHKQKSHESLPIEQ, from the coding sequence ATGGAGAATAAACTGTGTGAGAGTCAAGTTTGTGAGCAAACACATCCTGAACCTAGTGACCTACCTAAACAGACATgtgtaaataaacaaaaggaaCCATATCGTTCAAACATCATTAAAAAGACATTCACACAATCTAATGCTTTATTTAAGCAAAAGTTACTTCATACAAGCTCAAagcttaaatattttaaaatttatagtaAAACAATTACTAAAAACAACTCTTTGTCTTTGCATAAGAATGTTcggcaagaaaagaaaatttaccaATGCATAATTTGTGGTAAAACTTTCTCTGACAGTGGTAATTTGACCaagcataaacgtattcatactggtgaaaaaccataccactgtgatatttgtgggagAGCATTCTCTCAGCAAGCtcatttgactaaacacaaatatattcactcaggtgagaaaccatatcactgtgatatctgtggaaaaacattttcacaaaatGGTGAATTGactgttcacaaacgtattcacacaggagagaaaccgtatcagtGTGGTATTTGTGCTAAAACATTTTCCCGAAGTTCTGATTTAAATAGACACAAGTACATTCATTCAAgcgaaaaaccatatcactgtgatgtctgtgggaaAACATTCTCACAAAGAGGAAGCATGGTTAAACACAAGCGTACTCACACCggtgagaaaccataccattgtgatatctgtggaaaaacaTTCTCTGTATGTAATAATTTGACTAGTCACAAACaagttcacacaggagaaaaaccattctgTTGTTATGTCTGTGGGAAAACATTATCTGGTAATAGTGCATTAACtagacacatacgcatgcatactgGTGACAatccataccactgtgatatctgtggtaaaagaTTCTCTGAGAGTAATAGCTtaactatacacatacgcatgcacactggtgagaagccatatcattgtggtaTCTGTGGGAAAACGTTCTCTCAAAACGGTCATTTAACCCAACATGTACGTATTCACACAGGCGAGAatccatttcactgtgatatttgtggtaaaacattttctcaaaaAGGTCATTTAACACTTCATGTACGTGTTCATACAGGTGTGAGACCATAcacttgtgatatttgtggtaaatcatatgCTGATAATCAGAATTTAAATCGTCACAAACCTGTTCATACAGGTGtcaaaccatatcattgtgatatctgtggtaaaacttATTCTGAAAGTAGGAGtttaactaaacataaacaaaaatccCATGAAAGTCTGCCCATAGAACAATAG
- the LOC106881324 gene encoding zinc finger protein OZF codes for MEDKLEESQACDETQPESSEVSNQECVDTEKKAYHFDIHKKTFSQYNVLLTSIKLKYSKMCNKTSAKSRSFSKGIQSDQSDFECLICGKIFSRKSYLTRHKRIHRSKKSYRCDICDRAFNDSSTLTNHRRIHTDEKPYHCDICGRRFTQFGHLSRHKYTHSGEKPHRCDICGKAFSQVDSLTRHIRIHTGEKPYQCGVCGKTFSRSSYLSVHKSVHTREKPHRCDICGKTFSGRGNMTNHKRIHTGEKPYHCNICGKTFSGCNSLTSHIQVHTGDKPYHCDICAKTFSTSSRLTRHIRTHTGEKPFHCNTCGKTFSQNGHLTQHVRVHTGEKPFHCDICGKTFTQRGHLTLHIRGHTGERPYSCDICGKAYADNQSLTRHKPVHTNKKKS; via the coding sequence atgGAAGACAAACTGGAGGAGAGTCAGGCCTGTGATGAAACACAGCCTGAATCTAGTGAGGTATCTAATCAGGAGTGTGTAGATACAGAGAAAAAAGCTTATCATTTTGACATTCATAAGAAGACATTCTCACAATATAATGTACTTCTTACAAGCATAAAACTTAAATATTCCAAAATGTGTAACAAAACAAGTGCTAAGAGCCGTTCATTCTCTAAGGGTATTCAGTCGGATCAGAGTGATTTTGAATGCTTAATCTGTGGTAAAATATTCTCTCGGAAATCTTATttgactagacacaaacgtatacacagaAGCAAGAAATCATaccgctgtgatatctgtgacagAGCTTTCAATGACAGCAGTACTTTGACGAATCATAGACGTATTCATACTgatgagaagccatatcactgtgatatttgtgggagAAGGTTCACTCAATTTGGTCATTTGAGTAGACACAAATATACTCACTCAGGAGAGAAACCACACcgttgtgatatttgtgggaaaGCATTCTCACAGGTTGATAGTTTAACTCGtcacatacgtattcacacaggagagaaaccatatcaatgtggtgtttgtggtaaaacattttctcgAAGCTCTTATTTAAGTGTTCACAAATCTGTTCACACCAGAGAAAAGCCACACCGCTGTGACATCTGTGGGAAAACCTTCTCTGGGAGAGGTAACATGACgaatcacaaacgtattcacactggggaaaaaccataccATTGTAATATATGTGGGAAGACCTTCTCTGGATGCAACAGTTTAACTAGTCATATACAAGTTCACACGGGAGATaagccataccactgtgatatttgtgcaAAAACGTTCTCTACCAGTAGTAGATTAACTAGACATATACGCACTCATACTGGTGAAAAACCATTCCATTGCAACacctgtggtaaaacattctctcaaaatggtCATTTAACTCAACATGTACGAGTTCACACTGGtgaaaaaccatttcactgtgatatctgtggtaaaacattcacTCAGAGAGGTCATTTAACACTTCACATACGTGGTCATACAGGTGAGAGACCATAcagttgtgatatttgtggtaaagcatATGCTGATAATCAGAGTTTAACTCGTCATAAACCTGTgcacacaaataagaaaaaatcaTGA